The genomic window GTGTTGTATATTTTCTGTTGTTATTATATCTACTTTTTTAAATATTTTTATTGCTCTTTTAGTTATATCATTTAAATTACCTATAGGTGTAGGAATTATATATAGTGTTCCGTTTTTGTTATTAAATTTTTTCATTTTATTTTTATAAAATTAATATATTTTCTTTATATTATTATAACAATAATGATTATATTAGCAAGGAAATGTTGTATGAATAAAGTAGTTATTACTGGAATAGGAATATTATCTAGTATTGGAAATAATAAAAAAGAAGTATTAAATTCTTTATTTAAAAATATTTCTGGTATTACTTATTCTAAAGAAATGAGATTGTATGGAATGTATAGTAATGTTTGGGGAAATATTAAAATTAATATAAATGATTTTATTAATAATAGATTATCAAGATTTATGAATGATGGAACTATATATTCATATTTAGCTATGAAAGAAGCAATTAAGGATTCTTTTTTGCTTGATAAACAATATCAATTTAATCCTTATGTTGGAATTATTGTTGGATCTTCTGGAGGATCTCCAAAGTCTAAAAATTTATCTATAAATTCTATGTATAGTAATAAAGGAATAAAAATTTTATCTCCTTATATAGCAATAAAATCTATGACTTCAAATATATCTGCTTGTTTAGGTACTTTATTTAAATTGAATGGGGTAAATTATTCTATTAGTTCCGCTTGTTCTAGTTCTTCTCATTGTATAGGGAATGCATTTGAATTAATACAAATGGGAAAACAAAAAATTATTTTTGCAGGTGGAGGAGAAGAATTAAATGCAGAATTAGCTTGTGAATTTGATTCTATGAAAGCTTTATCTAGAAATTATAATTTTAATCCTGAAAAATCATCTAGAGTATATGATAAGAATAGAGATGGTTTTGTTATATCTGGAGGAGCAGGTATTATTGTTTTAGAAGAATTGCATCATGCTTTGTCTAGAAAAGCTAAAATATATGCGGAAATTGTTGGATATTCTTCTAATTCAGATGGTTATAATTTTTTTTTACCTTCTGGAGAAGGAGCTGTAAGATGTATGAAAAATGCTTTAAAGTTTATAAAATCTCCAGTAGAATATATTAATGTTCATGGAACTTCTACTAAATTGGGTGATATTATTGAGTTAAATGCTATAAAAAAAGTTTTTAAAAATGATATTCCTAAAATTTCTTCAACTAAATCTCTTACTGGTCATTCTTTGGGAGTTTCAGGAGTTCATGAAATTATTTATACTTTATTAATGTTAGAAAATAATTTTATAGCTCCTAGTGTAAATATAGAAAATATTGATAATAATGCTAAAAATATGAATATTGTTAGAAATATTCTTTGTAAAAATTTTAATATTGCTATGTCTAATAGTTTTGGTTTTGGAGGTGTTAATTCTACAATTATAATCAAAAAATATAATTAATATAAATATTATATTAATTATAGTATTTTAATATATATTAAAATTTATTAATAATTAATTTTTTTTTAAATATAGAGGTTTTATGAATCAATTAGAATCTTTAAAAAAAAATACTTTAATATCAATAGATAGTGCAGATATAAAATTTATAAATAAATATAATCCTCAAGACGCAACAACTAATCCTTCTTTAATTTTGCAAGTAATTTATTTAAAAAAATATTCAAATATTTTTTTTGATGCTTTATTATATGCTAATAAAAAAGGTGGAAATTTAAATAATAAATTAAGTAATGCTAGTGATAAAATATTAGTTAATATAGGAGTAGAAATTTTAAAAAAAATTCCTGGTTATATTTCTACCGAAATAGATGCTCGTTTATCTTTTAATACCGATTTAAGTGTTTTAAAAGCATTAAAATTAATTAAAATGTATAAAGAAGAAGGTATACATCGTGAAAGAATTTTAATTAAATTAGCTGCTACTTGGGAAGGGATAAAAGCTGCTGAAATTTTAGAAAAAAAAGGTATTAAATGCAATTTAACTTTATTATTTTCATTTGCACAAGCTGTTGCTTGCGCTGAGTCTAATGTATTTTTAATTTCTCCTTTTGTTGGTAGAATATATGATTGGTTTAATAAAAATAATTTATTAAAAAATTATTCTGAAAATTTAGATCCTGGAGTTGTTGCGGTAAAAAAAATATTTAAATATTATAAAAAATATGATTATAAAACTATAATTATGGGTGCTAGTTTTAGAAATTTAAAACAAATTTTATCATTATCAGGTTGTGATAGATTGACTATTTCTCCTTTTTTTTTAAATTTATTAAGTTTGAGTTCAGGTTATGTTAAAAGAAATCTTTTTTGTAATAATATTAAAAAAGAAAAAAATACAAATAAAAAATTATCTGAAAGTGAATTTCGTTGGAAACATAATAAAGATATAATGGCAGTTGAAAAATTATCTGAAGGTATCTTACAATTTGGTAAAGATCAAATTCAATTAGAAAAAATTTTATTA from Buchnera aphidicola (Greenidea ficicola) includes these protein-coding regions:
- a CDS encoding beta-ketoacyl synthase N-terminal-like domain-containing protein; the protein is MNKVVITGIGILSSIGNNKKEVLNSLFKNISGITYSKEMRLYGMYSNVWGNIKININDFINNRLSRFMNDGTIYSYLAMKEAIKDSFLLDKQYQFNPYVGIIVGSSGGSPKSKNLSINSMYSNKGIKILSPYIAIKSMTSNISACLGTLFKLNGVNYSISSACSSSSHCIGNAFELIQMGKQKIIFAGGGEELNAELACEFDSMKALSRNYNFNPEKSSRVYDKNRDGFVISGGAGIIVLEELHHALSRKAKIYAEIVGYSSNSDGYNFFLPSGEGAVRCMKNALKFIKSPVEYINVHGTSTKLGDIIELNAIKKVFKNDIPKISSTKSLTGHSLGVSGVHEIIYTLLMLENNFIAPSVNIENIDNNAKNMNIVRNILCKNFNIAMSNSFGFGGVNSTIIIKKYN
- the tal gene encoding transaldolase, producing MNQLESLKKNTLISIDSADIKFINKYNPQDATTNPSLILQVIYLKKYSNIFFDALLYANKKGGNLNNKLSNASDKILVNIGVEILKKIPGYISTEIDARLSFNTDLSVLKALKLIKMYKEEGIHRERILIKLAATWEGIKAAEILEKKGIKCNLTLLFSFAQAVACAESNVFLISPFVGRIYDWFNKNNLLKNYSENLDPGVVAVKKIFKYYKKYDYKTIIMGASFRNLKQILSLSGCDRLTISPFFLNLLSLSSGYVKRNLFCNNIKKEKNTNKKLSESEFRWKHNKDIMAVEKLSEGILQFGKDQIQLEKILLKNI